A genomic stretch from Cellulomonas sp. KRMCY2 includes:
- a CDS encoding TrkA family potassium uptake protein codes for MLVIGLGRFGSAIALTLDRLGHDVLAVERSAALVHHYTGRFPLVEADATNPEALVQLGARDFPVAVVGVGTSLEASVLITGNLVDIETPQIWAKATTPEHARILQRIGAHHVVLPESDAGSRVAHLVSGKLLDYIEVEDGFTIVKMRPPRETQGFTIAQSQIRKRYGVTVIGVKPPGEDFVYATQETRISANDLLIVSGHADLLERFAARP; via the coding sequence GTGCTCGTCATCGGTCTCGGCCGGTTCGGCTCGGCGATCGCCCTGACCCTGGACCGCCTCGGGCACGACGTCCTGGCGGTCGAGCGGTCCGCCGCTCTGGTTCACCACTACACCGGACGGTTCCCGCTCGTGGAGGCGGATGCGACGAACCCCGAGGCGCTCGTGCAGCTGGGCGCGCGCGACTTCCCGGTGGCGGTCGTCGGTGTCGGCACCTCGCTCGAGGCGAGCGTGCTCATCACGGGCAACCTCGTCGACATCGAGACCCCGCAGATCTGGGCCAAGGCCACCACACCCGAGCACGCGCGGATCCTGCAGCGGATCGGCGCGCACCACGTCGTCCTGCCCGAGTCCGACGCGGGCAGCCGGGTGGCCCACCTCGTCTCGGGCAAGCTGCTCGACTACATCGAGGTCGAGGACGGCTTCACGATCGTCAAGATGCGGCCCCCGCGCGAGACGCAGGGGTTCACGATCGCCCAGTCCCAGATCCGCAAGCGGTACGGCGTCACCGTGATCGGCGTCAAGCCGCCGGGCGAGGACTTCGTCTACGCGACCCAGGAGACCCGGATCTCCGCCAACGACCTGCTGATCGTCTCCGGCCACGCCGACCTGCTCGAACGGTTCGCCGCGCGGCCCTGA